The genomic region cacacacacacacacacacacacacacacacacacacacacacacacacacacacacacacacacacacacacacacagagagagagagagagagagagatatatatacacacacacacacacacacatatatatatatgtataagtgTATTATTATCATGTAATTTGAATTTAAAGATTTTGATTTAGATATTAATGATTGTTCGAATACCTTGTAAAATGAAGTTTTATTTGAAATCATGGGCCAAACATTTGGTCAAATGGCTTAATTGGAAAAGATCCATCTTTGAATTTGAATAATGATTTTAGTTTTCAATATATGATGGTTGTGATTGTGTCTTGATTAAATTCGATATTTTATTGAAATGAACCGTTTTTAGTCATGTTTGGGTTTGGTGACTTATTGGTTAATTTCTGTGAAAAAGGGAAATTTCTTATGTATATGTTTATGGTTTTGAAATTTAAGTCATTTGTGCAAGTCAAGTTTGAAATTGGGTTGACTTTGACTTTTCTTGTTCTTTCCCTCTTGTGATCTTGTCTTAAATTGTTTTTGAATGCGAGTGAATCTTGATGGGATATTTACTCCATTGGAGTATTATGGTGATTTTTTATAAAAGGGGCATTATTCTCATGTTTATGTTGGTATGCGGTTGAATGCAAGTTATTTGTGCAAGTTAAATTGGTTAAGTGATTGATGATGGATTTTCTTGTTATGTCCCTTCATGTGGTCACATCATGGGAGTGACCGAATTGTGTTGTATTACCTCTAGTTGGTTACACCTTGGTAGAGGAATTATGTAACCTTATTGTTTTGTTTTTTCAGTTGTGCTTGAACTCTGCATGTTGTTACGTGGCTTTTGTGTTTTGCCTTAGAGGTTGTGTAGcatcatatgggagagtggcttctGAGTGGGGGTGGACACCTAAAGTGGTTGCCAAGATAACCCCTTAgaagttggataattaagtgataacttaataatgtaTTGGGGGGTTGGGTtcgaacattaaataatattaattgtgcctcgctcatggttgagtggtctagtacagactcaagatgcagtgggaaggcctagaatggaaaaccaactaccttgtcttcacaaaaggtttgttgggtccgcatgagtcatggatgggggctgggggttcgggagaggcttccaggataacccaagatgggggtcggggcctatggaggtcTGTCAAGATAACCCATACCaaccatgcgatgacactcttcccttatgttcactagtgtgtagtcttgtgttGATTTTTACTTGCAGCACTCTTGTGGGAGTCATATTTGTATGTTTATGCCTTATGTGAGTATCtgatgtacatgttagaccatgtgatgctttatagtggtttgcttgagggccttatttctatctcctagtacggaggggtggttcctttttgggccacatggtcaggtggtagtgccactttccatcgaaGTTTTGTTTGTTCCTTTCTTGCAAGGGATTAGCTTCACAGGTGATCCAGTTACCTTTTTGGGATTTGATCATCTCGATGTACCAGTGGATCCTCTTTTGTGCTTCTTGGACCATTCTTGTATCTCTTGGACCTCATGTGGTCAAATGTATCTTTTGGTTATGTACGCCTTCATGGAAAGTGATAATTTGGTGTAATTATTATGTATTGTTATGAGACTTTATGATGTAAATGCAATGTAATTCATGATGTGACCTAGCTGGTAGATCTTGTATTTATATAGGAATGAAGTTGTTAATTAAATGTAATACGATGGATTATGATGAATGTAGCTTTAGAGATGTATTGTAACTAATTACAGTTATAGGTATTCAATAATGCTTATTGTAATCTCTTGGTAAAACTCAATTGCTATGTTCTTTTCATAATCATTCTTTATTAGTCGGTTTGATCAACCTTTTGATGATTAGTGAATTTTGTAATCTTCGTtagaaaccctttaggagtttaagttaagtcttctgcttgtgcaaTTCCTAATGCAATGTTTATCTTAATGTATCTTCTATctcttttttgttaaaaaaaaaatatttgcactattTTCGAGAGTTTTTAATTGAACCCTTTAGGATTTCTTAGCGAGGCATTACAgattttagatctctaggagttataatgtagattctaaatttcaagagatcttataattttttagacagtcaaattttagtagTAAGTAGACTCCTATCATCATTCTCTTGCTATGTCACTATCTCACGCTCTTTGTCTCCCCCAAGCTCTAAACCTATCCATTTCCATATCTCTCATtctcctttctttctttttctcacttCCTCCTCTCTCCCCCAATCTCTAGATATTATAATTTCTCATACTTAGTCACATTTCAATAATCACCAAGCTCCTATCATCATTCTCTCTATATCTATTTTACTCTCTTTGTCTCCCTtgatctctagacctatatctcttcCTATCATGCTCTTTCTCCCCATCTCTTcccttctctctatctcactctcttctctctTCCCAAGctctaaacctatctctctcacgTTTCACTCTACTCTCTATCTCCCAtctcttctctacctacctcacacacattctctcctctatctcacctctatctctctccctccctccctctacttATCTATATATCCTCTCTCCTTCTCTACAGATACatccctacctctatttctctacatacatgtccctctctccttccctttctctccctcccacCATCCCATGCTCCTTGCCCACTTATCTCTCTTGCCCTTTTCCTCTCTACTTATTTCTATTTATTTCTCTTTGTCTCACTTCATTGCCTCctttgaactctctctctctctctctctctctctctctctctctctctctctctctcatacctTCCATTCACTCCCTCCCTGCGTCTATTTCTCTAcatacctctccttccctccttcacccctatctctctctctctccccttctatctcCCTTATCCCTCTCTCTATACATACATCTTCCTCCtttcctacctacctctatttttctacatatatctccctctctctctctctctctctctctctctctctctctctctctctctctctctctctctctctctctctctctctctctacatctccttctttctctctacatacctccctctccctctctcactttATCCCTTTCTCCTTACCTCTCCACTTCTCTCTatttcacctctctctcccctcttgcaaggaagttaagtagcaaaataacatcctacactaaccttgagaggagggtaattaaattttttttgtagatccttacaacagttacaaaaaattaatagaagtaaacataaatagcattcataccacaacatagtgattgtgtggggaaaaccctttcaagagaaaataccCACACTCCAAaggccacccaatatattattcaaaaaaccAATAATAAATTACAATATTTTTGCAGAGTAAGCTtttcacaagagtatcaccaaccaaagattcACATGTAACTCAATAACTATAAGAATCTTAAACccaacctccatctcatgcacctcatatataggagatacaatacatgaaaccatcaaatggtgTTACAAAACCATTCGCTAAAACAACCCAATAAAGTGGCACCCATCTTATATCCAATCCTAGATGCCCTATTATAtgccaaaacacacatcaacacgtgtacctcccttttacaactcaatTATGTGTCCAATGCATTTTTATATATCATATCTTAGGAGACCTAACTTCTGAAGGCATAACTTTTGAACTAGGTGTTCGATTAACGAATCATTTGAAATGCCATAAATCTTGAGACATGTTCTATTAAGCTATAATCAACTATGCTGAATATAGACACTTTTAAGCCATTTTGAAGCCTCCAAAGCCCTTAAAATTAATTCTACAACTTTCATTCACAACTTTTAAAAAtgtaaactttaatatcttcaaaactaaacATAATATTCCAATGAAAATTTACTGACATGCTTATCCAACTAATTCAAAGCTTTGGGGGAAATTTAGACcaattcatgctcaaatgaaaacttactaaaaatagtaaccttatgtatatgcaaggttgagacaccattttcctaactctctctctctctctctctctctctctctctctctctctctctctctctctctctccttctctacaTACCCCTCCCTCCCTATACTTACCTCTCTCACTATCCTTCCCTATCTCTATACCTACCTCTCTTCtaccctccctctcccctctctattTACTTTTCTCTCTACTTACACCTATCTcctcactccctctctctctacatacctctctctctctctctctctcaataaaGAGGCTTACGTGAGAGTGGCATCCATATTTGAGTAACCAAGGGCTAGAAATGCTTTGAAGGCCTCCAAAAATATAGATTACAAAGATATAGAAAAtgccaaaaatatatattttattatttaaattcaaCCATGTAGATGCTGGACAAATACCCTTGGATCTCTATGGGATAAAAAATGTCACTCCTTTTTAGATTTATTCCTCCTTTTGCAagatattcttatgcatcataagTTGGTCAAAATTCCTCCATAACTTTTCTAGTCCACTTTGTATCTCCCTCTTGCATTCTCTTACATTTCATAGAATATCTTACACATCTTATAATGTTAGAGATGTTTGTACACATCTTATATGACATAAATGCTCTTATAATATGTCATATTACATGTTACATGTTGTGAACAATGTCACATCAATTGGGATGCCTATTTTTCATGTGGGCtcattaaatataaattaataaatgaacACAAACATCAAGAATCATATGTTGTATGTCATGACACCTGATCCAAACAAATTAGCTACATCAACAAGCTTGGTTCCATTTATTTTGGTGTGGTGACATTCCTATGATTGCAATAACACCTTTAATTGTTTTGGTGTCCTCTATGACCATGAGTCCATCCTTATGCTTTGTACTTtctatctgttggtgtaaataattattcattttggatattattacacttacttaagtttacttaggaaattcatttcatagtagtttgggtatgagacacttgggtgtttgtgccacattgggatagtgtgtgtaggagaatttccaccttttatggtgttgatcttgttgttacactccacattcagtgggtgatccacctcatgtggactattatattgtttctcctacctacccacacctatttcctacctacccttggttcttattgagccacatgtcatgtttgtgtgctcacatatccataagccttgcctatataagcatgctcatctgcattgtatgtaatttgaactattgatcattttctattgatgagaatacagtttattcttgtcctatattgtgtctctattttgtagatttcattgagctcttgatcttggcaaaatctcacatggtatcagagccattagagcgtcattgattcatcttgaagaggtgttattgcgacatcaagaggcagatctgaggagcagcatcttttggaggtgtcctagatcAGATCTGACCCTGCCACTCcgtccagaaggccatttccatgaattttggttataaagtcagcctattttggtgagaaattttttttcaccaattttgctattattgtacaaATTTCGAATAAAAATTTagttttttctaacaaaaaaaaaaaattcagaaaaatatttttttgaaaaaaaaaaatttcaaaaaaaaaaatatttttttgaagacCCCCCCCGTAACCCCTGCAGGTCACCGCCTCCCTCCAACTCCGATTCCTCCCCCCCGGGAACTCCATCGCTAGCCACTCCGCCCTCCCTGCCCGAGCAGCGCCTCCCATAGCCCCCTCAGTCGCTGCTATCCCTCTACCGCCGCCAGCCAGTCTCCAGCGGCCCCCGCAGTTGCCACCTCACAGCCTCTCCATGCACCACCGCCCACGCAGGCCCCACTCCTCCGCCGTGCAGGCCACTCCGGCCCCGCCACCGTTGCCCCCGCCACGCCGCTTCCAGTCGGCCCCTCCACCGCCGACGCTCCTCCGCACCGCCCCACCGACGACCCACCTGCCACCGCCGGCCCTTCGACGGGCCCTCCACTACCGCCACCTCCTCCACCACACGGACACCCGGCCCCGTCAGCATGACACCCGGTGAATCCACGCCCGCCATGTGGCAGGAGGCCACTAGCTCGTGGCCACATCATTCTGACTCGTCATTAGCCCAATCAACTTTTTTTTGGCCAATCAAAACATGCCACATCAGTGCCCAGTCAGCcgtgaagttttggcgacggtcatacaaCCGTCAAATTTAATCCCTCAGTTTTCTGAtgtcatcattttttcaaaaagtttgcaggcccctctcattgagctttttgattttgcagttcaacttcaaatggccatatcttgctcatttttgcttcttttttggtgcaatttgttttgaaatgggctagaatttcgtttactttcatgtggtggaattattttctgatttttatggacatatttttcataattctcattttttggtgactgtacctgtccaatccccgtttctgcaacttccaggtctccattcgagctcatacgaactccttttcaggtgccgtttttttttgaagtgcattattttttgtctattctcagaatatgctatcagtttgcaacAATTGtgggtataaattgtactttcatcatatggtccaatttggccaatttggcatttgtattgcatagatctatctttctgatcttttgctttgtagttcttagcctattggggcagttgtaaaacacaatcagaagtccaccttgccattgtttgcaagtggcctattgtacacacactacatataatattataaagtgccaaaatcatcatttttgggggggtacttgattgagtgaatttgggggggtgtctcttgtgcttttgtgctcttgtgttccttcctttttgttgctatgggttcttctaagtttcctctcttaactcctcataattatgctacttggaaaattgatgcatggagtaaacttatggaaaaaggactcactcattacattgatggaactattgttgctcccattgatcctaaggttgatccaattggtcacttgtattggctcactaaaaatattatggtaattggtaccttaagaaagtatgtatcaaaggatctcatttttcatattgagaagtgtactctaatcaaggatgcttggcaaaagtttcaagacttgtatggtcaagttgatgagattaggggatatcaaattgatagtgatctcaccatgttggatcccaagaactttgatactatacaagattatgtcactaaggcaaatgagttgagggcacaactcaaagattgtggcattgataagaaggatactcaattgatattcaacttgataggcaagcttccacaagaatatgcaacatttgtttctagtttccaaacccataggatgacattggttcaagctacacaatgcctacatttgatgctttcaatgaaattttgatgatggaacaaactaagttgataagcatgggcattcttaaggcttctaagtctcaagcattagtggcaaatcaagggaacaaaggaaatcaaggaaaggacaactcaaacaagaagaaatggcaatcaaagcctaaggacaaagcaccatcttctccacaacaaggagattcatcctcttccaagagggataactcaccaaagagggagagacctacttgtgcctattgtaaaaagtttggtcatgaggagcgtcgttgccattctaagaagattgatgagctcacacatatcatcaaaaagcataacattgatttgcctaatgtctacaagaaggatgattcatcaacttccacttcctcacattcaaaaggaaaagggcaagcattcatggcttctacaagtgggaagactcactcttttgggacaagaaaaggaaaagctctatgtgctactatcagtcatgattcagagagatggcttctagatttaggggcttctcatcatatggcatcttcacagtctatgctctctaaatttgagccttgcaccatgccacagattttgatgagcaatcatacatacatggatgcgattgggaaaggatctattgacattggggataactccttcaatgatgtgttgtgtgtaccccacttgacaaacaatctcctttctatctatcaaatcacacatggcgcaactaagagagttgtagagttcacacctgagtcagttttcattagagacttggagactagagctatcattgcgactggggtggttgatcatgcatctcggttatacttgtatatagtgaaaatggataacaataacaacaatattgaaaggctaaatgaattcaaccacaaaaccctagcctaacaatcaacaaagatccaccataacatatgaagattacctaagacaatgcaaatcacatgaaatcacaaagattataccatcacatgtccaatagggttttgatctccattcttcctatctccattgatcttgcttgatatatttgctctcagattttatatgcacaagagctcaacaaagaacggaatgtggttgcaagtaggatcgtagtgtagtcaaaatgatcattagaatgcttcattagggtttgatagtgaagaagacatctccttaaatagaagacacaatatgaaatggagggataagattgagaggtgtaaaaggaggtcggctaggattagagggtaggtataagaaatagtaaaaaggtagtgtatgagttaagagatgaatgacatgtgtcatgtgtagaaaaggttaatgaattaattaaataaataaagatttatttaattaatagtagaagtgggataattaaataaattaaatatttatttaatttaggaagaggataatttaaataaataaatgtatttatttaaatgagaaataaggctagaagaggataaatgaattaattaaataaataaggatttatttaattaatagaagaattaggcttagataattaaataaataaaatatttatttaattagactggacaattttaggtgtctacattttgcccctatttgagacaatgcggcttgtcgcgttgtttcaaagaagataagatgaactgatacagagttgccccagaatgggaatgatatgccccctcaagagattggatgaaaatgtctgaaaagattgcagacaatctctcgataagaaagaaaagctagaatggactgactgaataaagtga from Cryptomeria japonica chromosome 3, Sugi_1.0, whole genome shotgun sequence harbors:
- the LOC131062664 gene encoding uncharacterized protein LOC131062664, encoding MMWPRASGLLPHGGRGFTGCHADGAGCPCGGGGGGSGGPVEGPAVAGGSSVGRCGGASAVEGPTGSGVAGATVAGPEWPARRRSGACVGGGAWRGCEVATAGAAGDWLAAVEG